The proteins below come from a single Cupriavidus pauculus genomic window:
- the hmgA gene encoding homogentisate 1,2-dioxygenase, producing the protein MSDASDLRYQSGFANEFATEALPGALPEGQNSPQRVPYGLYAEQISGTAFTAPRAHNRRSWLYRIRPGAMHRPFVRMDASRWVSRFDEVPPTPNQLRWSPPAMPSAPTDFVDGIVTMAGNGGPADFTGCGIHLYLANRPMIDRFFYNADGEMLIVPQLGRLLVATEMGRLEVAPQEIVVMPRGVRFRVELPDGESRGYICENFGQLFRLPDLGVLGSNGLANPRDFLSPVASYEDREGKFELVARFQGNLWRAEIDHSPLDVVAWHGNYAPYKYDLRRFNTIGSISYDHPDPSIFLVLQAPSDTPGVDTIDFVIFGPRWLAAEHTFRPPWFHRNVASEFMGLISGVYDAKAEGFMPGGASLHNCMSGHGPDADTFERASRADTSAPHHVTDTMAFMFETPTVIRPTPYAAQSALLQQDYYTCWQGLRKHFDPTQR; encoded by the coding sequence ATGAGCGATGCAAGCGACCTGCGCTATCAGTCGGGCTTCGCGAACGAGTTCGCGACCGAAGCCCTGCCGGGGGCATTGCCGGAAGGCCAGAACTCGCCGCAGCGGGTGCCCTACGGGCTGTACGCGGAGCAGATCTCCGGTACGGCATTCACGGCGCCGCGCGCGCACAACCGCCGCAGCTGGCTGTATCGCATCCGGCCGGGCGCGATGCACCGGCCGTTCGTCCGCATGGACGCGTCGCGGTGGGTCAGCCGTTTCGACGAGGTGCCGCCCACGCCGAACCAGCTGCGGTGGAGTCCGCCGGCCATGCCGTCCGCGCCGACGGATTTCGTGGATGGCATCGTCACCATGGCGGGCAATGGCGGTCCGGCCGACTTCACGGGCTGCGGCATCCATCTCTATCTGGCCAACCGGCCGATGATCGACCGCTTCTTCTACAACGCCGATGGCGAGATGCTGATCGTGCCGCAGCTGGGCCGTTTGCTCGTCGCCACCGAGATGGGGCGGCTCGAGGTCGCGCCGCAGGAGATCGTCGTGATGCCGCGCGGTGTGCGGTTTCGCGTGGAGCTGCCCGATGGCGAGTCGCGCGGCTATATCTGCGAGAACTTCGGCCAGTTGTTCCGGCTGCCCGACCTCGGCGTGCTCGGTTCGAATGGCCTCGCCAATCCGCGCGACTTTCTCTCGCCCGTGGCGAGCTACGAGGATCGCGAAGGGAAGTTCGAGCTCGTGGCCCGGTTTCAGGGCAATCTGTGGCGCGCCGAGATCGACCACTCGCCGCTGGACGTGGTGGCCTGGCATGGCAACTACGCGCCGTACAAGTACGACCTGCGGCGCTTCAACACGATCGGTTCCATCAGCTACGACCATCCCGATCCGTCGATCTTCCTCGTGCTGCAGGCACCGTCCGATACGCCGGGTGTCGATACGATCGACTTCGTGATCTTCGGCCCGCGCTGGCTCGCCGCCGAGCATACGTTCCGGCCGCCCTGGTTCCATCGCAATGTGGCCAGCGAATTCATGGGGCTGATCAGCGGTGTCTACGATGCCAAGGCCGAGGGTTTCATGCCCGGAGGCGCGAGCCTGCACAACTGCATGAGCGGCCATGGCCCGGACGCGGACACGTTCGAGCGCGCGAGCCGCGCGGACACCAGCGCGCCGCACCATGTCACGGACACGATGGCGTTTATGTTCGAGACGCCCACCGTCATTCGCCCGACGCCGTACGCCGCGCAATCCGCGCTGCTGCAGCAGGACTACTACACGTGCTGGCAGGGGTTGCGGAAGCATTTCGACCCGACGCAGCGTTGA
- the fahA gene encoding fumarylacetoacetase: MTTLSWIPSANDGRTHFSLQNLPYGIFSTSERTPRAGVAIGAMVLDLAVLDEAGLLPAATRGTFAHATLNPFIALGRSAWRETRARLTALLSEGDATLAGDAALRERALVPMAGAAMHLPVDIPGYTDFYSSREHATNVGRMFRDPENALLPNWLEIPIGYNGRASSVVVSGTPLHRPNGQIKLPNEARPVFGPCRKLDYELEMGFIVGHPSALGEPIDVADAPAHMFGMVLLNDWSARDIQQWEYVPLGPFNSKSFGTSISPWIVTMEALEPFRRDNPAQSPEPLAYLRQQGRNAYDIALEVALKPAGAADATTVCRTNFRAMYWTMAQQLAHHTVSGCNVRVGDLMGSGTISGTTPGAFGSLLETTRNGAEPLTLADGARRGFLEDGDEVVMTGWCQGDGYRVGFGEVAGRILPAR; the protein is encoded by the coding sequence ATGACCACGCTCAGCTGGATTCCCTCGGCCAATGACGGCCGCACGCATTTCTCCTTGCAGAACCTGCCGTACGGCATTTTCTCGACGTCCGAGCGTACGCCGCGCGCGGGCGTGGCGATCGGTGCGATGGTGCTGGACCTCGCGGTGCTCGACGAGGCGGGCCTGCTGCCGGCCGCCACGCGCGGCACGTTTGCGCATGCCACGCTCAATCCCTTTATCGCGCTGGGGCGGTCCGCATGGCGCGAGACGCGCGCGCGGCTGACGGCGCTGCTGTCGGAAGGGGATGCCACGCTCGCTGGCGATGCGGCGCTGCGCGAGCGCGCGCTTGTGCCGATGGCCGGCGCGGCGATGCATCTGCCGGTCGATATTCCGGGCTACACGGACTTCTATTCGTCGCGCGAGCACGCGACCAATGTGGGGCGCATGTTCCGCGACCCCGAGAACGCGCTGCTGCCGAACTGGCTCGAGATTCCCATCGGCTACAACGGCCGCGCGAGCTCGGTCGTGGTCAGCGGTACGCCGCTGCATCGGCCCAATGGACAGATCAAGCTGCCGAACGAGGCGCGGCCCGTGTTCGGGCCGTGCCGCAAGCTCGACTACGAACTCGAGATGGGCTTTATCGTCGGCCATCCTTCCGCGCTCGGGGAGCCCATCGATGTGGCCGATGCCCCCGCGCATATGTTCGGCATGGTGTTGCTCAACGACTGGAGCGCGCGCGATATCCAGCAATGGGAGTACGTGCCGCTGGGACCGTTCAACAGCAAGTCGTTCGGCACGTCGATCTCGCCGTGGATCGTCACGATGGAAGCGCTGGAACCGTTCCGCCGCGACAATCCCGCGCAATCGCCGGAACCGCTCGCGTATCTGCGGCAGCAGGGGCGCAATGCGTACGACATCGCGCTCGAGGTGGCGCTGAAGCCCGCCGGGGCGGCCGACGCCACCACGGTGTGCCGCACCAATTTCCGTGCGATGTACTGGACGATGGCGCAGCAGCTGGCGCACCACACGGTGTCCGGGTGCAACGTGCGCGTGGGCGACCTCATGGGCTCGGGCACGATCAGCGGCACGACGCCCGGTGCGTTCGGCAGCCTGCTGGAGACCACGCGCAATGGTGCGGAACCGTTGACGCTGGCCGATGGCGCGCGCCGCGGTTTTCTCGAAGACGGTGACGAGGTCGTGATGACGGGATGGTGCCAGGGCGATGGCTATCGCGTCGGGTTTGGCGAGGTGGCGGGCCGGATCCTGCCCGCGCGCTGA
- a CDS encoding IclR family transcriptional regulator, translated as MNSPTSRPPAASANVKTALRVIEIIETFARERRALSLSELARLLAVPASSCLALIRTLTSLGYLYETSRRQGYYPTGRLLAMAQQIARHDPVLDRVHDTMAELREATGETIVIGKLHEGRAVLYLDVLESPHAIRYIATAGEARELHANSIGKALLAAMDETERAALLAQLPLERFTPRTLTTTDDIETELRASRERGAFVNLSESMPDVGALAWPVRLSGECYAISIAGPVYRIEPNIERFSAILRTACATLERVN; from the coding sequence ATGAATTCGCCGACGTCCAGACCCCCTGCTGCCTCCGCCAACGTCAAGACCGCCCTGCGCGTCATCGAGATCATCGAGACCTTCGCGCGCGAGCGGCGCGCCCTGTCGCTCTCGGAACTCGCGCGGCTGCTCGCGGTGCCGGCCTCGAGCTGCCTCGCGCTCATCCGCACGCTGACCTCGCTCGGGTATCTGTACGAAACGAGCCGGCGCCAGGGCTACTATCCCACCGGCCGCCTGCTCGCGATGGCGCAGCAGATCGCCCGCCACGACCCCGTGCTCGACCGCGTGCACGACACCATGGCCGAGCTGCGCGAAGCCACCGGCGAAACCATCGTCATCGGCAAGCTGCACGAAGGCCGCGCGGTGCTGTACCTCGACGTCCTCGAATCCCCGCACGCCATTCGCTATATCGCCACCGCCGGCGAAGCGCGCGAACTCCATGCGAACTCCATCGGCAAGGCCCTGCTCGCGGCCATGGACGAAACCGAGCGCGCGGCGCTGCTCGCGCAGTTGCCGCTCGAACGCTTTACGCCGCGCACACTGACCACCACCGACGACATCGAAACGGAACTGCGCGCCTCGCGAGAGCGTGGCGCGTTCGTCAACCTCAGCGAGTCGATGCCGGACGTGGGCGCGCTCGCATGGCCCGTTCGGTTGTCCGGCGAATGCTATGCGATCTCGATCGCGGGCCCCGTGTATCGCATCGAGCCGAATATCGAGCGGTTCTCGGCAATCCTGCGCACCGCATGCGCGACGCTGGAACGCGTGAACTGA
- a CDS encoding alpha/beta hydrolase — protein MATIPPAPDAGSRASWQARLLVRMLPRLVAAGVTDGATPLSDVPALRARTERLARPGAFVARLWGARVSRHADGELAGEWTEPAAHSGTAPASARPPGQPASADRMAGIAARGGGARPPPNGAVLYLHGGAFAFGSSATHRAVTTALARLTRLPVLSLDYRLAPEHPFPCALDDAVHAYRTLLARGIAPWSIVLAGDSAGGNLALATLVALRDAGVDLPAGAVLFSPWADLSHATQRNSGALPLSQSAMAMATRMYLGDGGQPVADHDLPALASPAHADLHGLPPLQIQISDAETMYRDARLLASRLRRAGSAAELAIWHAMPHAWPCFAPFLPEARAALRQAATFIRRTTGVAL, from the coding sequence ATGGCCACGATTCCCCCCGCCCCGGATGCTGGCAGCCGTGCCAGCTGGCAGGCCCGGCTGCTCGTAAGGATGCTGCCACGACTGGTCGCGGCGGGCGTGACGGATGGCGCGACACCGCTGAGCGACGTCCCGGCCTTGCGGGCCCGCACGGAACGGCTCGCCCGGCCGGGAGCGTTCGTCGCTCGTTTGTGGGGCGCGCGGGTGTCGCGGCATGCGGATGGCGAACTCGCGGGCGAGTGGACCGAGCCGGCCGCCCATTCGGGCACCGCGCCTGCATCCGCCCGACCGCCGGGCCAGCCGGCTTCGGCCGATCGGATGGCGGGCATCGCGGCGCGTGGCGGCGGTGCGCGGCCGCCGCCGAACGGCGCGGTGCTCTATCTGCATGGCGGCGCGTTCGCCTTCGGCTCCTCCGCCACCCATCGCGCGGTCACGACGGCGCTCGCGCGCCTGACCAGGCTGCCCGTGCTGTCGCTCGACTACCGCCTCGCCCCCGAGCACCCGTTCCCCTGCGCGCTCGACGACGCCGTGCATGCCTATCGCACGCTGCTGGCGCGCGGCATCGCGCCCTGGTCGATCGTCCTCGCCGGGGACTCCGCCGGCGGCAACCTCGCCCTCGCAACGCTGGTCGCCTTGCGCGACGCGGGCGTCGATCTGCCCGCAGGCGCCGTGCTGTTTTCGCCGTGGGCGGACCTCAGCCACGCAACCCAGCGGAACAGCGGCGCGTTGCCCCTCTCCCAGTCCGCGATGGCCATGGCCACCCGCATGTATCTGGGCGATGGCGGCCAGCCAGTCGCCGACCACGACCTGCCGGCGCTGGCCTCCCCCGCGCATGCCGACCTGCACGGGCTCCCACCGCTGCAGATCCAGATCAGCGACGCGGAGACGATGTATCGCGACGCCCGCCTGCTCGCCTCCCGGTTGCGCCGCGCGGGCAGCGCGGCCGAGCTCGCGATCTGGCATGCGATGCCGCACGCATGGCCATGCTTCGCGCCGTTCCTGCCGGAAGCCCGTGCCGCCCTCCGCCAGGCCGCGACGTTCATCCGCCGCACCACGGGCGTGGCCCTATAA
- a CDS encoding GCG_CRPN prefix-to-repeats domain-containing protein, with protein MKSFAPVLAVAGLLLVSAASANSAYAAEGCGPGGWRGPWGHCRYARPPVVYPIAVPALPAVTVRPNGCPIGFWRGPWGHCRDTPYHGPLPGGGWK; from the coding sequence ATGAAATCGTTCGCGCCCGTCCTTGCCGTCGCCGGCCTGCTGCTGGTCTCGGCCGCCTCCGCCAACTCCGCCTATGCCGCCGAAGGCTGCGGCCCGGGCGGATGGCGTGGGCCGTGGGGCCACTGCCGCTATGCGCGGCCGCCGGTCGTCTACCCGATCGCGGTGCCGGCCCTGCCCGCGGTGACCGTGCGTCCGAACGGCTGCCCGATTGGATTCTGGCGCGGCCCGTGGGGCCACTGCCGCGATACGCCGTACCACGGGCCGCTGCCCGGTGGCGGATGGAAGTGA
- a CDS encoding cupin domain-containing protein, translating into MTDTYFVRTEEVEGYHPANHVGTLNRRIIGRENVGATQIEVIHGTIERGKGALPHAHPGIEQVCYILEGRARAEVNGQSRELGPGECCFFPADAMHVFTVVSEEPVKLLVIYGPPYEESPDRVIRPAA; encoded by the coding sequence ATGACTGACACCTATTTCGTCCGCACCGAAGAGGTCGAGGGCTACCACCCCGCCAACCACGTCGGCACGCTCAACCGCCGCATCATCGGGCGCGAGAACGTCGGCGCCACGCAGATCGAGGTCATCCACGGCACGATCGAGCGCGGCAAGGGCGCGCTGCCCCATGCGCATCCGGGCATCGAGCAGGTCTGCTACATCCTCGAAGGCCGGGCGCGCGCCGAGGTCAACGGCCAGTCGCGCGAGCTGGGTCCCGGCGAATGCTGCTTTTTCCCGGCCGATGCGATGCATGTATTCACCGTGGTCAGCGAAGAACCGGTCAAGCTGCTCGTCATCTACGGCCCCCCTTACGAGGAATCGCCGGATCGCGTGATCCGTCCCGCCGCCTGA
- a CDS encoding Bug family tripartite tricarboxylate transporter substrate binding protein: MPNFRVRRLLAATVLTLAGLPALMVTAPASAADAWPSRPLRLVVPFAAGSGTDAVARITAKELGDALGQNVVVDNRPGANGAIAAELVAQAAPDGYTLFMTTNTTHSANPSLMKKLPYDPIKDFTPVARMGNLPFMLVINPKLPVNNVAELIAYAKSHPGMSYASGNSTGIVSGATLGRMAGIDLLHVPYKSTPPAMTDVIAGQVPMMFVDVAAGIANVKAGKMRALAVTTAQRSRLLPDLPPIGDTPGLKGFDITSWNGVFAPARTPQPIVERLNRELSKIAGSKEVAPRFEALGFEAFGQTPQQFSGFVASELVKWTKLVKDAGIQPE; the protein is encoded by the coding sequence ATGCCGAATTTCCGCGTGCGCCGGCTGCTGGCCGCCACCGTCCTTACGCTCGCCGGGCTCCCGGCCCTGATGGTCACGGCCCCGGCGTCCGCCGCCGATGCCTGGCCAAGCCGCCCGCTTCGCCTCGTGGTGCCGTTCGCTGCCGGCAGCGGCACGGACGCGGTGGCGCGCATCACGGCAAAAGAACTCGGCGATGCGCTGGGCCAGAACGTGGTGGTGGACAACCGCCCGGGCGCAAACGGCGCGATTGCCGCCGAACTCGTCGCGCAGGCGGCACCGGACGGCTACACGCTGTTCATGACGACCAACACGACGCATTCGGCGAATCCGTCGCTGATGAAGAAGCTGCCGTACGACCCGATCAAGGATTTCACGCCGGTGGCGCGCATGGGCAACCTGCCGTTCATGCTGGTGATCAACCCGAAGCTGCCCGTCAACAATGTGGCCGAGCTCATCGCCTATGCGAAGTCGCATCCGGGCATGTCGTACGCGAGCGGCAACAGCACGGGCATCGTCTCCGGCGCGACGCTGGGCCGCATGGCCGGCATCGATCTGCTGCACGTGCCGTACAAGAGCACGCCGCCCGCGATGACGGACGTGATCGCGGGGCAGGTGCCGATGATGTTCGTCGATGTGGCGGCCGGCATCGCCAACGTGAAGGCCGGCAAGATGCGCGCGCTCGCGGTCACCACCGCGCAGCGCAGCCGCCTGCTGCCCGATCTGCCCCCGATCGGCGATACCCCGGGCCTCAAGGGGTTCGACATCACGTCGTGGAACGGCGTGTTCGCGCCGGCCAGGACGCCGCAGCCGATCGTGGAGCGGCTCAATCGCGAGCTGTCGAAGATCGCCGGCAGCAAGGAGGTGGCGCCACGCTTCGAGGCACTCGGCTTCGAGGCGTTCGGCCAGACGCCGCAGCAGTTCTCGGGCTTCGTCGCAAGCGAGCTCGTCAAATGGACGAAGCTCGTCAAGGACGCGGGCATCCAGCCTGAATAA
- a CDS encoding acyl-CoA dehydrogenase family protein, with the protein MNFERTSEQNAIVEAVAQLCADFGPDYWADLDTRHEFPHAFHKAMAGAGWLGIAMPEQYGGAGLGITEAALIMQTVSASGAGFSGASAIHMNVFGLNPVVVFGSEAQQQAALPPLIAGEEKACFAVTEPDAGLDTTRLKTQAVATADGSAYRVDGRKIWISTAQVATRMLLLARTTPLDKVAKPTQGLSLFYTKLDRERVEVREIDKMGRGAVDSNMLFIDGLMVPAADRIGEEGRGFEYILHGLNPERILIAAEAVGLGRAALEAATRYARERTVFGRPIGQNQGIQHPLAQAWMALEAADMMVWKAAWLYDNGKPCGAEANAAKYLAAEAAHQACQTAVLTLGGMGYAREYHVERYLRESYIPRIAPVSAQLILCHIAERVLGLPKSY; encoded by the coding sequence ATGAACTTCGAACGAACTTCCGAACAGAACGCGATCGTCGAGGCCGTCGCGCAGTTGTGCGCGGACTTCGGTCCCGATTATTGGGCGGATCTGGACACGCGCCACGAGTTTCCGCATGCGTTCCACAAGGCGATGGCGGGTGCGGGGTGGCTCGGCATCGCGATGCCCGAGCAATACGGCGGCGCGGGGCTCGGCATCACGGAAGCCGCGCTGATCATGCAGACGGTGTCGGCGTCGGGCGCGGGTTTCTCGGGCGCGTCCGCGATCCATATGAACGTCTTCGGGCTCAACCCCGTGGTCGTGTTCGGCAGCGAGGCGCAGCAACAGGCCGCGTTGCCGCCGCTGATCGCGGGCGAGGAGAAGGCCTGCTTCGCGGTGACCGAGCCCGATGCGGGCCTCGACACGACGCGCCTGAAGACGCAGGCCGTGGCCACGGCCGATGGCAGCGCGTACCGCGTGGATGGCCGCAAGATCTGGATCTCCACCGCGCAGGTGGCCACGCGCATGCTGCTGCTCGCGCGTACCACGCCGCTGGACAAGGTGGCCAAGCCCACGCAGGGGCTGAGCCTCTTCTATACGAAGCTCGACCGCGAACGCGTGGAAGTGCGCGAGATCGACAAGATGGGACGCGGCGCCGTCGACTCGAACATGCTGTTCATCGACGGGCTGATGGTGCCCGCCGCGGATCGCATCGGCGAGGAGGGCAGGGGGTTCGAATACATCCTGCACGGACTCAACCCCGAACGCATCCTTATCGCGGCGGAAGCGGTGGGGCTCGGGCGCGCCGCGCTCGAGGCCGCCACGCGCTATGCGCGCGAGCGGACCGTATTCGGACGGCCGATCGGCCAGAACCAGGGCATTCAGCATCCGCTCGCGCAGGCATGGATGGCGCTCGAAGCCGCGGACATGATGGTGTGGAAGGCCGCGTGGCTTTACGACAACGGCAAGCCGTGCGGCGCGGAAGCCAATGCGGCCAAATACCTGGCCGCGGAAGCCGCACATCAGGCCTGCCAGACGGCGGTGCTCACGCTCGGGGGCATGGGCTATGCGCGCGAGTATCACGTGGAGCGCTATCTGCGGGAGTCGTATATCCCGCGCATCGCACCGGTCAGCGCGCAACTGATCCTGTGCCATATCGCCGAACGCGTGCTGGGCCTGCCGAAGTCCTACTAG
- a CDS encoding glycine zipper 2TM domain-containing protein yields the protein MWKRIAGALTVGACVWAMSGCTLGGAAAGGYAGHELTGGSTAGTVGGAVVGGVIGHELGK from the coding sequence ATGTGGAAGCGAATAGCAGGTGCGCTCACCGTGGGCGCTTGTGTGTGGGCGATGTCCGGCTGCACGCTCGGTGGCGCTGCTGCCGGCGGCTATGCAGGCCATGAACTGACCGGCGGCAGCACTGCGGGTACGGTCGGTGGCGCGGTGGTCGGCGGTGTGATCGGCCACGAGCTGGGCAAGTAA
- a CDS encoding putative bifunctional diguanylate cyclase/phosphodiesterase has product MMSSSYDALLVLFSLLVAVLASYTALDLTGRIATARGLQAFVWLAGGATAMGVGIWSMHFVGMLAFRLPIPLAYDVGITILSLAIAIGASAFALWLVRGDNLPWQRLLLGALILGGAIASMHYTGMAALRIEPGIIYNPSLFALSVLLAVGASAAALWIAFQLRRNMPRVHQLRLGAAVIMGGAIASMHYTGMAAAQFPLGSVCGAVGKGLPGESLALPILVITICVLAVALITSVLDMRLEMRTAIMAEALGAANQELEFLALHDKLTRLPNRALLDDRFNQAIQTNMRQQGSFAVLFVDLDGFKGINDSYGHHVGDALLVEIAGRLRTIMRSEDTISRVGGDEFVLLAWVDEPEDAGVIAESLLAALREPAYVAGMTLHVSASIGIAVHPTDGADQDALLTNADAAMYHAKASGRNAYFFFERSMNHQARAQQTLLQDLRGALKQGQLRLHYQPKYAAGDGALIGAEALLRWDHPVQGLLMPDQFIALAEKTGAIVPIGNWVLDEACRQLAVWHGAGQTELSMAVNLSALQFCHVGMVDAVAQALANHGVPPPSLTLEITESTAMRDVETSLAILTRLDDMGVRIAIDDFGTGYSSLLHLKRIPASELKIDRGFVRELEEDSEDAAIVSAIVALGRTLNLQVVAEGVETAAQREFLAGLGCDALQGYLFGRPMPAEQFPASADHTLRAREPAEGITHPA; this is encoded by the coding sequence ATGATGTCCTCCAGTTACGACGCGCTTCTCGTCCTGTTCTCGCTGCTTGTCGCAGTCCTCGCGTCGTATACGGCGCTCGATCTCACCGGGCGCATCGCCACCGCGCGCGGCCTGCAGGCATTCGTCTGGCTGGCGGGCGGGGCCACGGCGATGGGCGTGGGCATCTGGTCGATGCACTTCGTCGGCATGCTCGCATTCCGGTTACCGATTCCACTGGCCTACGATGTGGGCATCACGATCCTGTCGCTGGCCATCGCGATCGGCGCATCGGCATTCGCGCTCTGGCTCGTGCGCGGCGACAACCTGCCTTGGCAACGGTTACTGCTGGGCGCGCTGATACTCGGCGGTGCGATCGCGAGCATGCATTACACGGGCATGGCCGCGCTGCGCATCGAGCCGGGCATTATTTACAACCCGTCGCTGTTCGCGCTTTCCGTGCTGCTCGCCGTGGGCGCATCGGCCGCGGCGCTCTGGATCGCATTCCAGCTGCGCCGGAACATGCCGCGCGTGCATCAGCTGCGCCTGGGCGCCGCGGTGATCATGGGGGGCGCGATCGCGTCGATGCACTACACGGGCATGGCCGCCGCGCAATTTCCGCTGGGCAGCGTCTGCGGTGCAGTGGGCAAGGGCCTGCCCGGCGAGTCGCTCGCGCTGCCGATCCTGGTCATCACGATCTGCGTGCTCGCGGTGGCGCTGATTACCTCGGTGCTCGACATGCGGCTCGAGATGCGGACCGCGATCATGGCGGAGGCCCTTGGCGCGGCCAATCAGGAACTCGAATTCCTCGCGCTGCACGACAAGCTCACGCGCCTGCCCAACCGCGCATTGCTCGACGACCGCTTCAATCAGGCCATTCAGACCAATATGCGCCAGCAGGGCAGTTTCGCGGTGCTGTTCGTCGACCTCGATGGCTTCAAGGGCATCAACGACAGCTACGGTCACCACGTCGGCGATGCGCTGCTGGTGGAAATCGCGGGCCGGTTGCGCACGATCATGCGGTCGGAGGACACCATCTCTCGCGTGGGCGGGGATGAATTCGTGCTGCTGGCGTGGGTGGACGAGCCCGAGGATGCGGGCGTCATTGCCGAGTCCCTGCTGGCGGCGCTGCGCGAGCCCGCCTATGTGGCCGGCATGACATTGCACGTCTCGGCCAGCATCGGCATCGCGGTGCATCCGACCGATGGCGCCGATCAGGACGCGCTGCTGACCAATGCCGACGCGGCGATGTATCACGCCAAGGCGAGCGGCCGCAATGCGTACTTCTTCTTCGAGCGGTCGATGAACCATCAGGCCCGCGCGCAGCAGACGCTGCTGCAGGATCTGCGCGGCGCGCTCAAGCAGGGGCAGCTGCGCCTGCACTACCAGCCCAAATATGCGGCGGGCGACGGCGCGCTGATCGGCGCGGAGGCGTTGCTGCGCTGGGATCATCCGGTGCAGGGGCTGCTGATGCCGGACCAGTTCATCGCGCTTGCGGAGAAGACCGGCGCGATCGTGCCGATCGGCAACTGGGTGCTCGACGAAGCCTGCCGCCAGCTGGCGGTATGGCATGGGGCCGGGCAGACCGAGCTGTCGATGGCGGTCAACCTGTCCGCCTTGCAGTTCTGCCATGTGGGGATGGTCGATGCCGTGGCGCAGGCGCTCGCGAACCATGGCGTGCCGCCGCCGTCGTTGACGCTCGAGATTACGGAAAGCACCGCGATGCGCGATGTGGAGACGAGCCTGGCCATTCTGACGCGGCTCGACGACATGGGCGTGCGCATCGCGATCGACGATTTCGGTACCGGTTACTCGAGCCTGTTGCACCTCAAGCGCATTCCCGCGAGCGAACTGAAGATCGATCGCGGCTTCGTGCGGGAGCTGGAGGAAGACTCGGAAGATGCGGCCATCGTGTCGGCGATCGTCGCACTGGGACGCACACTGAACCTGCAGGTGGTGGCCGAGGGGGTGGAAACTGCCGCGCAGCGCGAGTTTCTCGCGGGGCTGGGCTGCGACGCGCTACAAGGGTATCTGTTCGGCAGGCCCATGCCCGCCGAACAATTTCCGGCTTCGGCCGATCACACCCTGCGGGCGCGCGAGCCCGCCGAAGGGATTACGCACCCCGCGTGA
- a CDS encoding copper resistance protein CopQ translates to MRNLRHVLLSTTLLATLAGTAGIASAAGAGTRTADPYLDGARTGARDIYTDGARAVNDQRSPFTDGARGVHDQRDPFTRGA, encoded by the coding sequence ATGCGAAATCTCAGGCATGTCTTGCTGTCCACCACTCTGCTCGCCACGCTGGCCGGCACGGCCGGCATCGCGAGCGCGGCCGGTGCGGGCACGCGCACCGCCGATCCCTACCTCGACGGTGCCCGCACGGGCGCGCGAGACATCTATACCGACGGCGCCCGCGCCGTGAACGACCAGCGCAGCCCGTTCACCGACGGCGCGCGCGGCGTGCACGATCAGCGCGACCCGTTCACGCGGGGTGCGTAA
- a CDS encoding H-NS family nucleoid-associated regulatory protein: protein MSESDSAKQAAVTWIHEQMEHHGLTFEDLVEAGCFADIDAADADGESHDEGEEKEIKAVAPARATALYRNAMGQTWDGTGEYPDWLQRAVNAGQSIDFYRVD, encoded by the coding sequence ATGTCCGAGTCAGATTCCGCCAAGCAAGCCGCCGTGACCTGGATCCACGAGCAGATGGAACATCATGGTCTGACCTTCGAAGATCTGGTCGAGGCCGGATGCTTTGCGGATATCGATGCCGCGGACGCGGATGGCGAATCCCACGACGAGGGCGAAGAGAAAGAGATCAAGGCCGTCGCGCCCGCGCGCGCCACGGCGCTCTACCGCAATGCGATGGGGCAGACCTGGGACGGCACGGGCGAGTACCCGGACTGGCTCCAGCGCGCCGTCAACGCGGGCCAGTCCATCGACTTCTATCGCGTCGACTGA